A region of Pseudorasbora parva isolate DD20220531a chromosome 14, ASM2467924v1, whole genome shotgun sequence DNA encodes the following proteins:
- the gpx4a gene encoding glutathione peroxidase 4a isoform X1: protein MGFIHRVLLFGVLSSSGIIGATSGQLEDWQTAKSIYDFTVTDIDGNEVSLEKYRGKVVIITNVASKUGKTPVNYSQFAEMHAKYAEKGLRILAFPSNQFGHQEPGTNSQIKEFAKSYNAEFDMFSKINVNGDTAHPLWKWLKEQPNGKGFFGNGIKWNFTKFLINREGQVMKRYSPLQDPSVVEKDLSKYL, encoded by the exons ATGGGTTTTATCCATCGTGTTTTGCTGTTCGGGGTTTTATCGAGCAGTGGGATCATTGGTGCAACG tctGGACAGTTAGAGGACTGGCAAACTGCCAAATCCATTTATGACTTCACAGTCACGGATATAGACGGCAATGAAGTTTCCCTGGAAAAATACAG GGGAAAAGTTGTCATCATCACTAACGTTGCCTCAAAGTGAGGCAAAACCCCGGTAAACTACTCTCAGTTTGCAGAAATGCACGCCAAGTACGCTGAGAAAGGTTTACGCATCCTGGCCTTCCCATCCAACCAGTTTGGACATCAG GAACCAGGAACCAATTCCCAAATCAAGGAATTCGCCAAGTCTTACAACGCGGAGTTTGATATGTTCAGTAAGATTAACGTGAACGGCGACACCGCACATCCTCTGTGGAAGTGGCTGAAGGAACAACCCAATGGGAAAGGATTTTTTGGAAA TGGGATCAAATGGAATTTCACAAAG ttcCTCATTAACCGCGAAGGCCAGGTTATGAAGAGATATTCTCCACTTCAGGATCCAAGC GTGGTAGAGAAGGATCTTTCCAAATATCTCTAA
- the gpx4a gene encoding glutathione peroxidase 4a isoform X2 codes for MRFLGSAVVFSLVLQTMSGQLEDWQTAKSIYDFTVTDIDGNEVSLEKYRGKVVIITNVASKUGKTPVNYSQFAEMHAKYAEKGLRILAFPSNQFGHQEPGTNSQIKEFAKSYNAEFDMFSKINVNGDTAHPLWKWLKEQPNGKGFFGNGIKWNFTKFLINREGQVMKRYSPLQDPSVVEKDLSKYL; via the exons ATGCGTTTCTTAGGCTCTGCTGTCGTTTTCTCCCTAGTGTTGCAGACAATG tctGGACAGTTAGAGGACTGGCAAACTGCCAAATCCATTTATGACTTCACAGTCACGGATATAGACGGCAATGAAGTTTCCCTGGAAAAATACAG GGGAAAAGTTGTCATCATCACTAACGTTGCCTCAAAGTGAGGCAAAACCCCGGTAAACTACTCTCAGTTTGCAGAAATGCACGCCAAGTACGCTGAGAAAGGTTTACGCATCCTGGCCTTCCCATCCAACCAGTTTGGACATCAG GAACCAGGAACCAATTCCCAAATCAAGGAATTCGCCAAGTCTTACAACGCGGAGTTTGATATGTTCAGTAAGATTAACGTGAACGGCGACACCGCACATCCTCTGTGGAAGTGGCTGAAGGAACAACCCAATGGGAAAGGATTTTTTGGAAA TGGGATCAAATGGAATTTCACAAAG ttcCTCATTAACCGCGAAGGCCAGGTTATGAAGAGATATTCTCCACTTCAGGATCCAAGC GTGGTAGAGAAGGATCTTTCCAAATATCTCTAA
- the polr2eb gene encoding DNA-directed RNA polymerases I, II, and III subunit RPABC1, with amino-acid sequence MDDEEETYRLWKIRKTIMQLCHDRGYLVTQDELDQTLDEFRSQFGDKPSEGRPRRTDLTVLVAHNDDPTDQMFVFFPEEPKVGIKTIKMYCQRMQEENITRAIIVVQMGMTPSAKQSLVDMAPKYILEQFLQQELLINITEHELVPEHIVMTKEEVTELLARYKLKESQLPRIQAGDPVARYFGLKRGQVVKIIRPSETAGRYITYRLVQ; translated from the exons ATGGATGATGAGGAAGAGACTTACAGACTATGGAAAATTAGGAAAACTATAATGCag CTTTGCCATGATCGTGGTTATCTGGTGACGCAAGATGAGTTGGATCAGACTCTTGATGAGTTCAGAAGCCAGTTTGGAGACAAACCCAGTGAGGGTCGACCACGACGAACCGACCTCACTGTCCTTGTCGCCCACAACGACGATCCAACCGACCAGATGTTTGTGTTCTTCCCTG AGGAACCAAAGGTTGGCATCAAAACCATAAAGATGTATTGCCAGCGTATGCAAGAAGAAAACATCACTCGGGCCATCATTGTTGTCCAGATGGGCATGACACCCTCCGCCAAACAG TCTCTGGTAGACATGGCGCCAAAGTACATACTTGAGCAGTTTCTCCAGCAGGAGCTTCTAATCAACATTACTGAACACGAG cttgTTCCAGAGCACATAGTGATGACTAAAGAGGAAGTAACCGAGTTGCTGGCGCGGTA CAAACTAAAGGAAAGCCAGCTTCCCAGAATTCAAGCTGGGGATCCTGTTGCCCGTTACTTTGGCTTGAAAAGAGGACAG GTTGTTAAGATCATCCGACCGAGTGAAACTGCTGGACGGTACATCACATACAGACTGGTCCAGTAA